The sequence TGACGCGTTGTCCCCAAGAATCAAATATTCGTCTGCTATTTCGCCCAAAGCCTTGTTTCGAAAGTCGATTTCGATCCCCGGCGGCTCGAACTTCTTGAATCGCTCTACTCGCGCGCGTCGCAGTCGCATGTCGCACCGTGCTTCGATTGTGGTCCGATGCTGTACCATCATCCCTCGTCGAGCGACAAGAATTCTTCCCGCCGTTCCGTTCGGACAGGTCCCCAGCTCTCAGTCGCTCATCGACGAAGCCAGCATCCGAACGCATGCATGTTGCCTTCCGTCGACGACATCGTCAGCACCCACTGCAACACGCGCCCTGATCCATTTCATCCGCGCCCGCCGCTGTAAACGCTTGTCACGGCAGGCGCGATGACGCCGACGCCATTGCAAGCGCTTGTTGCAACGCGCGCGCATGCACGCCTGTCATCACAAGCGCTTGTTGCAACGCCCGCGCATGCACACCTGTCATCACAAGCGCTTGTTGCAACGCTCGCGCATGCACACCTTTCGTCACAAGCGCTTGTTGCAACGCACGCGCATGCACACCTGCCGCTGCAAACGCTTGTGACGGCATCGGCGGCATCGCGAAAGGCAAAACCAGGCGTTGCAATGCCATCGGCGGATGCCCTCCCCGATGCGCTTGACCCAACGGGCCCCTCACAGCTTTCGCATACAAAATTCTTGACTCGCCACCGTCGTGCCCAGTATCGTCGTCCACAGTTCGTAGAAAGGCGAGGCGATACTCATGGCCAAAAATACTTACCAGTCCTACACCGAAAAGACGCCGATCTATGCTTTTCGAGCGGATTTCGTGTGGCGCGGAGCGATGTGCATAGCGCTCGGCACGCGTCATCCGGCGCTCGTCGGCATTGGAAATGAAGCCAATGCCATCGTCGCACAAATCGATGCGCGGCTCGCGGCGCTGCAAGCCGCAGAAGACGACCAGCTCCGCGCGCGCGCAATCGAGAATGCCGAAAAGCTCGATGTCGTCGACGTGTACACCGAATTGCGTCGCACGATGAGCGCGAAGAATTACGATGTCGCGAAGATCCTCCCTGATGCGCCATCGATCCTGAAGCGTATGCGTGCCGATAGCTTCGCAGCGCGCGCCGATATCGCCGTCGCGAACCTCGAGGCGCTCCCCGAGAATGACCCTATCCGCGTCGCGTTCCTCGCAAACCTCAAAAAGGAATTGGCTGAATTTCACGAGGCCGACAAGGCCGAGGACAAGACGCAGGCGGCGCTTCGCAGCGGCAACGTGGCATTGACGCTCTGCAAGTCCGAATTGGCTCAAGCGCGCGAAGCCCAGCTCGGCGCGATTTTGACCGAATTGAAGGATCGCGAAAAGTCTTCGGCGTTTACGCTGCCTTGGCGCAAGTATTCACGAGCAGCAGACGACGGCGAAGAATAGAACACGCTCACACCTTTACGTCGGCGACCGAGACGTGCGCAGACACCCGCACGGGAAAATCTCGACGTCCCCCTTCCCATTCTCGCGGCGTTTTATGTCGCAGCGCTCACGCTGCTTACGGAGCGGCCGTGGTGGCGCGACAAATTGGCCATTTTCGGCCCTGCCGGGCAAATGGCTGTGACGAATTACCTGAGCCAAAGCATTCTAGCAATCATTGTTTATTACGGCGTCGGATTCGGCGCGATTGGTGACATTGGCCTGCGGACGACACTGTACCTGCCGCTCAGCGTGTTCGCGCTGCAGATTGCGTGGAGCCACGTTTGGCTGCGACATTTTCGCTTTGGCCCCGTGGAATGGGTCTGGCGATCGGTCACGTACGGATCGATGCAACCGATTCGGCGCTGAATATCGCGGTAGGTTTTTCGGAGAGTAACCAAATCGCCATCGTCATCCGGCGCCTCACCCCCCGACCCCCTCTCCAGCTTCGCGGCTTCGCCGCTACGTGGAGAGGGGGAGCCGGAGAGGCTCGGCATTTCAGGCAGCCTTGCGCCTGCGCACGAAGGCAATGCCAAGCGCGCCGAGGACGAATGCAATGGCGCCCGCGTCATTGTCGGTACCTGGGGCCGTGCGGCAATCGCAGCCGCCGCTATCGACCGGGCGATCGGTGGGTGCGCCGCCGGAACCGCCTTCGCCAGCGGCTCCACCAGCGCCTGCAATGCCGCCCTCGCCGCCCATTCCGCCGCCTCCAGCGCCGCCCATGCCGCCAGCGCCGCCGGCGCCGCCCATTCCGCCGCCACCGCCAGCGCCACCTTGACCCTCGGTCGTGCAGGTGTCGCTGCAGCCGTCACCGACCTCGACATTGCCGTCGTCGCATGCTTCGACGCCGTCTTTGACGAAACCGTCGCCGCAGATGCCATTCTTGCAGCCGCTCACGCAATTGTCGGTGTCGACTTGGTTGCCGTCGTCGCATTCTTCGACGCCCGATTGAATGTGCCCATCACCGCAGGTTGCCGACAAGCACGTATTGAGACATGCGTCGGTGTTGTCGGTGTTTCCATCGTCGCACATTTCACCCGGACCGACCACGCCATCGCCGCAACCGGGCAATGAGCAATTGTTGCGACACGCATCGTCGTCGACCATGTTGCCATCGTCGCATGCTTCGACGCCGGATTGCACATGGCCATCGCCACACGTGGCAAAAGCGCAACCCACGAGACAGGCGTCGGTGTTGTTGGCATTGCCGTCGTCGCATGGTTCGACGCCCGTTTGAACGAATCCGTCACCGCAGCTCGCGTCGACGCATTGGTTGAGGCACGCGTCCGCATTGCTTGCATTGCCGTCGTCGCATTGCTCCATGCCGGCGTACACGTGCCCGTCGCCGCAGCTCGCATTGATGCACGTATTCAAGCAGGCGTCCGTGTTGTTCACGTTGCCGTCGTCGCATTGCTCGACGCCCATTTGCACCTGACCGTCGCCGCATTTCGCATTGACGCAGGTATTCAAACAAGCGTCCGTGTTGCTCGTATTGCCGTCGTCGCATTGCTCGAAGCCCATACGAATGAACCCGTCGCCGCAGCTTGCATTGGTGCACGTGTTCAAGCAAGCGTCGGTGTTGCTCGTATTGCCGTCGTCGCATTGCTCCATGCCCGCGTACACGTGCCCGTCGCCGCAGGTTGCATTGGCACACGTATTGAGACATGCGTCGTCGTTGTTCATGTTGCCGTCGTCGCACTCTTCGCCGACTTGCACGACGCCGTCGCCGCAACCCGCCAAAGCGCACATATTCGAGCACATGTCGTTGTTGTTCGTGTTTCCGTCGTCGCATTGCTCGACGCCCGATTGCACGTACCCGTCGCCGCAGGTTGCATTCATGCAGCCCATGACGCACGCGTCGGTGTTGATCATGTTCCCGTCGTCGCACTCTTCGACGCCCGTTCGGACGAACCCATCGCCGCAGGTTGCATTCGAGCAGCTATTCAAGCAAGCATCGGTGTTCGACGTATTTCCGTCGTCGCACATCTCGCCTGCTTGCACGTATCCGTCACCGCAAATGGCCGCTTCGCAGGCATTCGTGCACGTGTCGGTGTTCGACATATTGCCGTCGTCGCACGTCTCGACGCCCATTTGCACGAATCCATCGCCGCAAGTTGCATTCGTGCAGCCCATGACGCAGGCGTCGGTGTTGATCATGTTCCCGTCGTCGCACTCTTCGACGCCATTACGAACGAATCCGTCGCCGCAGGTCGCTGTGACGCATGTATTCAGGCAGCCGTCGGTGTTCACGCCATTGGCGTCGTCGCATTGCTCGGGGCCGTTGGTCATGCCGTCACCGCAGAAAGGCCCTGGGCCGTTGCACATGCTGTTGCATTTGCCGTATTGGCCATTTTGCGCGCCGTCGTCGCACGTTTCGCCCGCGCCGAGGATGCCGTCGCCGCATACCGAAGCCATGGCATATTCATAAGCGCCCATATCGTGCGCGGCGCCGCCGATGCCGTCGCCATCGAGGGGCCTTGGGGTGCCTTCGATGTCCTTGTTCGGAGCGCCCGTCGCAGTGCCGACGTCGATGCAGAAGCTCGATCCTTGCAGCTTCAGGTTCGTCGGAGCGGATACGTAGAGCGGGTTCGACGATATGCTGCCCGTCCCCGCAGTCACGCCCGAATAGTCGTTGCTCGAGTTGCCCCAGACGTTCGAATACGTGACCGAAACCGATGTCGATCCGCTGAAGGTATAGCGGTAGACACCGTATTGTTGCTGCGTGATGATCGAGTTTTTCACGTTCATCGTCGCGGTCGATCCCGACGTGGATTCGGCATAGACGCCATAGCTCGCGTTGGCATGAATGGTCGCGTTGGTGATCGACACGGTGGCCGCCGAATTGTTCGACGTGGCCATGTACGCGCCTGCCAAGGTATTGCTTCGAAGCAGCGCATTGGTCAGGCTTCCGGCGCCGGCGCGTTCGTAATACACGCCGTATTGATTGCCGTGCGCGGTGAGCCCATCGATGGGGAACGATCCTTCCGAAATGCGTACGCCATAGGTCGCGTCGTTCACGACGATGCCATTGAAGACGTTGTTCGTCGACGTCTGTCGCATGTCGATGCCCCACCAATTCGCCGCGCCGGTGGTCGAAGAACGAATCGTCACGGGCTGAGCGACCGTTCCATTCGACTTCAACGTGCCCTTGATGATGAGCTCCGATCGGGTGAGGCTGTTATTCGATTGCATGGCGTCGTTCGTCGGAAAACGCAGCGTCACGCCTGCATCCAGGGTCAACGTGACACCGGGAGCCACCGTGATGTCGCCCGTAGCCGTGTACGGCGAACCCGCCAAATTGAGCGTGGTATCGGTCCAGAGCACGCCGACGAGCGCCGGGGTCGCATCGCCTGCATACGGAAGGGCTCCAATGTCGCCTCCTCCGCTGGACGCGAAACGGCACGGCGAGTTCGACGTAATGCGGAGGTTCGTCGGAGCCGATACGTAGAGCGGATTGCCCGAGAAGGAGCCCACGCCCGCCGAGACGCCCGAATAGTTGTTGCTCGAATTGCCCCACACGTTCGAATACGTGACCGATATCGAGGTCGAGCCGCTGAACGTGTACCGATACACGCCATATTGCTGCTGCGTGATGATCGAATTCGTCACGTTCATCGTTGCCGACGAACCGGACGTCGATTCTGCGTACACGCCGTAGCTCGCGTTCGAATGAAACGTCGACTGATTGATCGACACCGTGGCGGACGAATTGTTCGACGTCGCCATGTAAGCGCCCGCGAGCGTATTGCTTCGAAACAGACCGTTCGAGATGGTTCCGGCCCCAGCGCGCTCGAAGTACACGCCATATTGATTGCCGCTTGCCGTGAGCCCATCGATGTTGAACGTGCCCTCCGAAATGCGCACGCCATACGTCGCGTCGTTCACGACGATGTTGTTGAACACGTTGTTCGTCGACGTTTGACGCATGTCGATGCCCCACCAATTTGCAGCGCCCACTGTCGAAGAACGGATCGTCACGGGCTGAGCCGCTGTGCCGTTCGATTTCAACGAACCTTGCACGATGAGCTCCGAGCGGGAGACGTTGTTATTCGATTGCATGGCGTCGTTCGTGGGAAAACGCAGCGTGACGCCAGCATCCAAGGTCAGCGTCACGCCGGGCGCCACGGTCAGATCGCCCGTCGCGGTGTACGGCGATCCTGCCAAGCCGAGCGTCGTATTGGTCCACAAAACGCCCACGAGCGCCGTGGTTTCATCGCCCGTGTACGGGAGTGCTCCGATATCCGTGCCGCCGCTCGACGCGAATCGACACGGTGAATTCGACGTGATGCGCAAATTCGTCGGAGCCGTCACGTACAGCGGATTGCCCGAAAAGCTCCCCGCACCTGCCGCCACGCCCGAATAGTTGTTGCTCGAATTGCCCCACACGTCCGAATACGTGACCGAAATGGTCGTCGATCCGCTGAACGTGTATCGATACACGCCATATTGCTGCTGCGTGATGATCGAATTGGTCACGTTCATCGTGGCGGTGGAACCGGTCGTCGATTCGGCATAGACGCCATAGCTCGCATTGGCATGAATCGTCGATTGATTGATGGACACCGTTGCCATCGAATTGTTCGACGTCGCCATGTAGACGCCCGCCAGCGTATTGCTTCGGAAGAGCCCATTGGTGATGTCTCCGCCGCCCGCGCGTTCGTAATACACGCCGTACTGATTGCCAATCGCCGTCAAGCCGTCGATCGTCGGCGATGCGTCGCTCACCAAAATGCCGTACGTGGCATTTTGCACGACGAGGTTCGTCGTCGTCAAAGAGGCACCCGCATTGTCGACGACGATGCCGTACCAGTTGCTTGCACCGGCATTGAGAGTCCTGAACGTCACGGGATTTGCGGCCGTCCCCTGAATGACGAGGTTGCCTCGAATGGTCGCTTCGACCCTCGTCGTACTCCGACCGGTTGCCAAGGCGTCCGACGTTGCAAATTGCACGTCAACGCCAGCTTGAATGGTAAGGGTCGATCCCACTGGAACGGTGATGTCGCCTTGAACGAGATACGGGCTACCGGCCAGCGTCCAAGTTTGGTTGTTGACGTTGCCACCTGGAATCGTCGTGGCCGCGAAAGCTGCTTGCGGCATACCGACGATCAGGAGCAGCGCCGCAATGATCAGCGCAAAAGGTAACGCGAGCGGACTCGCACGCTTCGACATGGCTGCACTCCTGGAAAACAGTCCCGCCGTTCCGCGCACGAGGTTTGTCCGCGGAAGGCAACGAGCACCCTAGTCGAAACGGCCAGCCACATCAATGGGACAACGCCCTCTCCCTAAGAAACAAGCCAAAGCAAGTTCGAATCGAGGTCGTGGTCCAAATTTTCGGGCACTTGCGCGGGGGGGCCCCGCTGTTTGAGCCCGCGAAGCGGGCGAGTTCGGGGTCCCGCAAGTGTCCGAAAATTCGGACCGCGACCGGGGCCTACCCCTTTAGCTCAATGGCCCACACGCACATGCATCGCAGCAGTATGCCCAAAGATGGTCGGATCGTACATTTGTTCCACCCGCGTCGGCGGCGCATGGAACCTGCCCGTGTGCATCGCTCGCACCAAGTACCGAAAGCGCGTAATGCCCGCCGGCAATGCATCGATGAAATACACCATTCGGTCATCTCGTTTTTCGCGACGATCGGCCGGTGATGCCTCGAGTTGCGCTAGCCACGCTCCACCCTCACGATAATCCATCGATACCGCCTCGAATCCTCCAGCAATGGGATCCTCCAGCACCACGAACGAACGCGGCGAAGGCGTCACGACCTCGATTTCACAAACCACGACTTCCCCGGGCACGAACGTGGGTTCGTCTTTCTGAACCGCCGCCGTCGATTCGCCGAATTCCGACACGCGCTGCAATGTTTTCGTCACGAAAAACCCTGCATCCACAGCTTCGGCCGGCATGTCCGTCCGCGCAAACGAAAGCTCCACATCGTAATGAAGTCGCCCACTTCCCAAGACCTCGAACGTGAGCGGTCCGCCCGCCGCTTTCATCACGTCCTGCATGGGAACATGAATCGTTTTGCCTCGTAGTCCTTCGCCCGCAAAGTGCACATCGGCGAGCAATCCATTTCCCAAAAAAACCCGCGCATCAAAGTTTTGTTTGGGTTCGGGCAGCGTCTTGCGATACGCATCGAGCGCCAAAAGCGCCCATGCAGCATCGTGGGTGGTGGGGTAATTCCCGGAAGCTCGAGCCTCCAGCAAATAGGTCGCAAGCCTCGGTGCGACCGCAAATGCCTTGTCGACGGCTACCATCGCTCGCAGCACCATCGCGGTTGCGACGATGTCCGAACCAAATGCATTACGGGTGCCACCAGATTCCACGTATGCGCCCGTCCCCGTTAGCCGAATTGCAGCGGAGACATCCGCCGTCAAGGCAGCCATCTCGTTTCGTGCCTCGGAAAAGGCCGTCGCATAGGCGTGCAACAGGAGCGCTCGTGATTCAATGGAAAGACGCCCCCTTTCAGCAAAAAGCGCCTTCATTTTTGGTTCGTTACCGCGACCCATCGATGCGAGCACATCCAGGCCGAATGCTGCACGCTCGAGCAAGAGCGTGTCGGCATCGGGTCCAATCGCGTCGAACATCGGTTCCATGGCTTTCACCGCGCGATCCAAAGCATCTTTTGGCACGACGTACCCTCGCCGAGATGCTTGGGACAAACCCCACAGGGCATACACCGTTACCCAAGGATCGGTCCATTCAGACGTTGCCCATAGGCCGAATCCACCATTGCGTTTTTGATTGGCGAGCACCGAATCGACCGCATTTTGGAGCGCCTCCGGCACCGTCTTTTGCTTGCCGCCTCGCCCGGTCGGCCCAAGCGAAACTTGAAATGCGTCGGCAATGTCGCGCAGCGCCAAGAGCGGCACCAAACGACTCACGGTTTGTTCCGTACACCCATGAGGATAGTCCACGAGCTGCTCGAGGCCCGATACCATGCCCGTGAGGGGCGACGGCGAAAGCTTCACGGACAGCCCTCCCGCATCGCTGCGAATTCCGGGCAAATTCGCAATTCGTTCAGCAATGGCTCGAGATGTTTCTCCTGATACCGCAACCGTTTCGAGCAACGCTGGGGAGAGCACTTGGTGCTGCAAATCGACGTTGTCCGAATGAGATTGCCGACCGGATGCATACGACGCATCCACGGAAAACGCCACATTTCCAATGCGGTCCGCGCGCAAGGGGAATTTGACTTCGACCGGTGCATCCGGCCCCACGTCGACGACCTTGCGCCCGGAATCTCGAAAGAAAAGGCCCTTCGCATTCGCCGCAATCGTCGCTTTGCCATCGGGCAGATCAATCGTCGAAAGGACCACCGACGCTTCGAATTCGTCTCCCGCTCGAATCACCCGCGGAAGCGTAGGACGCGCCATAAAAGGCTTGAACGTTTGCACTTGTGCATCGCCCGATCCCGCCCGATCGTCCTCCGCGACGGCAACGGCCATGAAACGATACGTCGTGAGCCCATCGGGCAAATTGATTTTTCGTTTTACGCGGCCATTCGCGCCCGTCACGAGATCCGGCAAAAATGCCACGGTTTGTCGGAAATCACCTCGACGCGAACCAACGGACGTCGCACCCATGCGCACTTGCGGCGGTTTTACGCGGTGACGTCCCATCCACGTCGTCAATAGCTCGTCTCGCGCATTCGTCGACCGCACGAGCAAATCACGATTGGAAAACAGCGCCTCCCAGGGATTCGGCGTTCGATAATAGGTCAACATGAGCGACCCTTCGTCCACCGCCCAGAGCGTCACTTCCACGCCGCTTGCGGGTTTTCCCGCAGCGTCCGTCACGATGACGTCGACATCCAGCGTATCACCGGGTTCCGTTCTGATTTTTCCCGTACGCACATCGACTTGCAATTTCCGCGGTGACGCGTCGACGGTTACGTGAGCCTCGTCCGTTTTCACATCGTTTTTCGATATCGCCGTTACCGTGACCAAAACATTCGGCATCATGGCCGGCGTCACGGGCACGTCCAGCACCGTAATCGTGCCAGCGGGCGCGAGCTCCAAAGCGCGCCGCCAAATGATTCCTTCCCGTTCGAACGTCACCATGGCTTTGGCGGCTTCTTGAAATGGCGACGACAGCTTCACCCGAGCCGTTTTTCCGACCTCGAGCCACGACTCCATATCGATTCTCAATCTCGGTGGCTCCACTTCGACCGGCGGCGGTGGCGGTGGCGGTGGTGGTGTATTCGCTCCGGATGCAGCGGGCTTTGCCGGCGTGGGCAATGCTTCGATGCGATGCGCATACGACGAAGCCACGGTGCGGCCCTTGCTGTCCTTCGTCGTGGCGCGAATGATGATTTCGTCTTCGGGCGCAGGATCCTCCTTTGGCGTTTGAAACGAACATCCCACCAGGGTTTGTCCGGACGTCACGTCGCACGACGCGAGCAGCCGATCTTCAAACGACCGATCGTCTTTCCGCGTGTGATAAAGCATTTCGATATGCACGGGCGCAACGCGACGTTCCCCCGCGGGCGTGACCACGAGCGCTTTTGGCTCGATAATCTTGCCTGGATCAATCCAATAATTTTCTGGATTTGCAAGTGCCACATACACGTCGGCGGGATGCACGATGGCGCTGTCTTCAGCGATTTGAACGCGCCTGTCGAGGTCCATGATTTCGGCTTGGCACGTAATCATTTCGGTGGTGACTTGGCCGGGCAACGCCGCAGCCACCGGCAGAGAAAACGCGCCCTTGGCATCGAGCTGCCCTGAAGCCTGGGCGATTCGAGCGTTTCGTGGACCGGCATCGTGCATTCCAATGGAAAAATGATCGAGCCCTGGAATGCTGAACGAACCGTACCCACGATTGACGACGATTTTAGCGGTCGCTCCCGCCATCGGCGCGCCGTACAAGTGCTCTCCGCGCGCGACGCATATCGAACGATCGCCCTCGAAGTATGCGTCCTTGTCCCATGAAGCAAACGCTTTGCTCTCGATCGGCCGATACTGATCGACCGAAAAACGCGAGCGCAAGCGTCCTCGGGCGAACTTGGCATCGACGTGGTAAAGTCCAAGCGGCGCATCCGCAGGAATGGGCAATTCGGCAGAAAATGTGCCAAAACGCGAAAACGCTCGGCGCGCTCGAGCAATTTCATGATGGCTCGAATCCGTCACTCGTACGATGACTTCGCCTTCTTTGGGTGTAATGAGACCCGACGTCACGGGAAGCCGCACGAGGCCCTTGATTTCAACACTTTCACCGGGACGATAGATACCTCGACCGGTAAAGAGTTTTCCCACGGGTTCCGCAAGACGCTGCGTCTTGATCGTTTGATATGCCCAATCGTCGCCGTGTTCGACCACGACTGCGAGCCGATCGGGCCTCGGTTCTCCCAGACGAACGGGCACGAGCGATAGCCCCGTCGAATCCACTCGAGACGTCGAAAGCAGCTTCGCTTGGCCTTTCGCGGGCAATTCGTACAAATCGACGCGCGCGCCCGAGATGGCGGAACCGCTCGAAAGGCGCGTCACCCACACGACCGCTTCATCGGGCGAGGTTTTGGTATACATGCCAATGTCGGTCAATTGCATTTCACGCTCGACGACGGCAACTTCGGATGTGCCCGCCGGTCGAAACGAAGCTCGCGCCAAGATCGGGCCTTTGGTCGATGGCGTGGGCAACAAATCGTCCACTAGAATGCGCTGCCAATTGCTTTCGTTGGTCTTGCCTCCAGGCACGATACGTTGTTTTGCTCCATTCAATGCCGTAAGATCTTTGTTGTGGCCAACGAGTCGTTCGAGTAGCTCGTCGCGCCGAATGGGCAACATGGAAATCGTCGCTTCGGGGGCATTGAGCACGCCTACGGGGAGCACGTGCTTTTTGGCAGCCCAATAGATCCCGGTGGCGCCAAAGGTGACCTCCGCAGGTAAATTGCCGAAGCGCAGTTTGCGCTTGTTTTGCGCCCCCAAGAATTGTCCGTGGACATCGCGCAATGGACGACCGGCAATCGACGATCGTACACCTATCGAGTACGTTTTTCCTGGCTCGAAATTCGCATTGATCTGAAGCTCCGACGGACCATTTTCGTCGCCACCAATTTCATACACGTAAAACGAATCGGTCGGTGGCTCGATGGTGATGGCTTGTTCCAAAAGCTCCGACGGAATGGGCGTCGTGAGGGTCATGCCAACGTGGTCCCCGTTCGGATCGCAAGCTCCTTTTTCCGTTGGATGCGGCGTGCATTTGACGTTCGCAATGGCAAATGGCCCAAGCGTCCGAAATCGTATTTCTTTGGCCTTGCCCATCGTCAATTCGCCCTCGGCTGCGCGCAGCGACGAATCGATGTGCACGGTGATTTCCGTGTCGCGCGGGAGCGGCGTGCGAGGCGCCAAGACGGCGTGATCTTTCTCGATTTCGGTAATTGCGAAGGGAATTTTTTTCTTGTTTGCGACGACCGTTACCGTTCGAGACACCTCGGACGCTTGAATCTGCTGGTTGAAATACAATGTGATCGGAGCGTCGGGTCGAACGGCGATTGCATTCGAATCGGGTTCGCTGCCGGAAATGTCGGGCCGCTCGGTCGTGAATGAAAATGTGAACCCTTCGTCGAGCTGCGTGCCGTCGGCCGATTTGATTCCCTTGGGAATTTCGACCCGAAATGATGTGGCCTTGGCAAAAGGTTTTTCTGGGATGAATTTGATGGCGGTCGTGCCAACCCATTTCGTTTTTCCAGGAACATTCGGGGTCATCTCGATCGGCAATGCAGGGCCGCTCGGATCGGCGCCGACGGCGCGCATGGGCTTATTGAAAACGATGGCAATTTCCGACGCATGAGGGGCGCTATCTCGCGGAGACGCAAAAACGACGCGCAAAGGACCGGCCTCCGTGGGAACGGACAAGGGCGCGGGACCCGGTGCAAGCTCGCCGCGAATGGGAGCTTGGGGCGGTTTTGCGGTGGCCCCCGGCAAACAGGCGGACAGAAG is a genomic window of Polyangiaceae bacterium containing:
- a CDS encoding DUF4215 domain-containing protein, whose product is MSKRASPLALPFALIIAALLLIVGMPQAAFAATTIPGGNVNNQTWTLAGSPYLVQGDITVPVGSTLTIQAGVDVQFATSDALATGRSTTRVEATIRGNLVIQGTAANPVTFRTLNAGASNWYGIVVDNAGASLTTTNLVVQNATYGILVSDASPTIDGLTAIGNQYGVYYERAGGGDITNGLFRSNTLAGVYMATSNNSMATVSINQSTIHANASYGVYAESTTGSTATMNVTNSIITQQQYGVYRYTFSGSTTISVTYSDVWGNSSNNYSGVAAGAGSFSGNPLYVTAPTNLRITSNSPCRFASSGGTDIGALPYTGDETTALVGVLWTNTTLGLAGSPYTATGDLTVAPGVTLTLDAGVTLRFPTNDAMQSNNNVSRSELIVQGSLKSNGTAAQPVTIRSSTVGAANWWGIDMRQTSTNNVFNNIVVNDATYGVRISEGTFNIDGLTASGNQYGVYFERAGAGTISNGLFRSNTLAGAYMATSNNSSATVSINQSTFHSNASYGVYAESTSGSSATMNVTNSIITQQQYGVYRYTFSGSTSISVTYSNVWGNSSNNYSGVSAGVGSFSGNPLYVSAPTNLRITSNSPCRFASSGGGDIGALPYAGDATPALVGVLWTDTTLNLAGSPYTATGDITVAPGVTLTLDAGVTLRFPTNDAMQSNNSLTRSELIIKGTLKSNGTVAQPVTIRSSTTGAANWWGIDMRQTSTNNVFNGIVVNDATYGVRISEGSFPIDGLTAHGNQYGVYYERAGAGSLTNALLRSNTLAGAYMATSNNSAATVSITNATIHANASYGVYAESTSGSTATMNVKNSIITQQQYGVYRYTFSGSTSVSVTYSNVWGNSSNDYSGVTAGTGSISSNPLYVSAPTNLKLQGSSFCIDVGTATGAPNKDIEGTPRPLDGDGIGGAAHDMGAYEYAMASVCGDGILGAGETCDDGAQNGQYGKCNSMCNGPGPFCGDGMTNGPEQCDDANGVNTDGCLNTCVTATCGDGFVRNGVEECDDGNMINTDACVMGCTNATCGDGFVQMGVETCDDGNMSNTDTCTNACEAAICGDGYVQAGEMCDDGNTSNTDACLNSCSNATCGDGFVRTGVEECDDGNMINTDACVMGCMNATCGDGYVQSGVEQCDDGNTNNNDMCSNMCALAGCGDGVVQVGEECDDGNMNNDDACLNTCANATCGDGHVYAGMEQCDDGNTSNTDACLNTCTNASCGDGFIRMGFEQCDDGNTSNTDACLNTCVNAKCGDGQVQMGVEQCDDGNVNNTDACLNTCINASCGDGHVYAGMEQCDDGNASNADACLNQCVDASCGDGFVQTGVEPCDDGNANNTDACLVGCAFATCGDGHVQSGVEACDDGNMVDDDACRNNCSLPGCGDGVVGPGEMCDDGNTDNTDACLNTCLSATCGDGHIQSGVEECDDGNQVDTDNCVSGCKNGICGDGFVKDGVEACDDGNVEVGDGCSDTCTTEGQGGAGGGGGMGGAGGAGGMGGAGGGGMGGEGGIAGAGGAAGEGGSGGAPTDRPVDSGGCDCRTAPGTDNDAGAIAFVLGALGIAFVRRRKAA
- a CDS encoding Ig-like domain-containing protein — protein: MTRRRSSVALVLVTLLSACLPGATAKPPQAPIRGELAPGPAPLSVPTEAGPLRVVFASPRDSAPHASEIAIVFNKPMRAVGADPSGPALPIEMTPNVPGKTKWVGTTAIKFIPEKPFAKATSFRVEIPKGIKSADGTQLDEGFTFSFTTERPDISGSEPDSNAIAVRPDAPITLYFNQQIQASEVSRTVTVVANKKKIPFAITEIEKDHAVLAPRTPLPRDTEITVHIDSSLRAAEGELTMGKAKEIRFRTLGPFAIANVKCTPHPTEKGACDPNGDHVGMTLTTPIPSELLEQAITIEPPTDSFYVYEIGGDENGPSELQINANFEPGKTYSIGVRSSIAGRPLRDVHGQFLGAQNKRKLRFGNLPAEVTFGATGIYWAAKKHVLPVGVLNAPEATISMLPIRRDELLERLVGHNKDLTALNGAKQRIVPGGKTNESNWQRILVDDLLPTPSTKGPILARASFRPAGTSEVAVVEREMQLTDIGMYTKTSPDEAVVWVTRLSSGSAISGARVDLYELPAKGQAKLLSTSRVDSTGLSLVPVRLGEPRPDRLAVVVEHGDDWAYQTIKTQRLAEPVGKLFTGRGIYRPGESVEIKGLVRLPVTSGLITPKEGEVIVRVTDSSHHEIARARRAFSRFGTFSAELPIPADAPLGLYHVDAKFARGRLRSRFSVDQYRPIESKAFASWDKDAYFEGDRSICVARGEHLYGAPMAGATAKIVVNRGYGSFSIPGLDHFSIGMHDAGPRNARIAQASGQLDAKGAFSLPVAAALPGQVTTEMITCQAEIMDLDRRVQIAEDSAIVHPADVYVALANPENYWIDPGKIIEPKALVVTPAGERRVAPVHIEMLYHTRKDDRSFEDRLLASCDVTSGQTLVGCSFQTPKEDPAPEDEIIIRATTKDSKGRTVASSYAHRIEALPTPAKPAASGANTPPPPPPPPPVEVEPPRLRIDMESWLEVGKTARVKLSSPFQEAAKAMVTFEREGIIWRRALELAPAGTITVLDVPVTPAMMPNVLVTVTAISKNDVKTDEAHVTVDASPRKLQVDVRTGKIRTEPGDTLDVDVIVTDAAGKPASGVEVTLWAVDEGSLMLTYYRTPNPWEALFSNRDLLVRSTNARDELLTTWMGRHRVKPPQVRMGATSVGSRRGDFRQTVAFLPDLVTGANGRVKRKINLPDGLTTYRFMAVAVAEDDRAGSGDAQVQTFKPFMARPTLPRVIRAGDEFEASVVLSTIDLPDGKATIAANAKGLFFRDSGRKVVDVGPDAPVEVKFPLRADRIGNVAFSVDASYASGRQSHSDNVDLQHQVLSPALLETVAVSGETSRAIAERIANLPGIRSDAGGLSVKLSPSPLTGMVSGLEQLVDYPHGCTEQTVSRLVPLLALRDIADAFQVSLGPTGRGGKQKTVPEALQNAVDSVLANQKRNGGFGLWATSEWTDPWVTVYALWGLSQASRRGYVVPKDALDRAVKAMEPMFDAIGPDADTLLLERAAFGLDVLASMGRGNEPKMKALFAERGRLSIESRALLLHAYATAFSEARNEMAALTADVSAAIRLTGTGAYVESGGTRNAFGSDIVATAMVLRAMVAVDKAFAVAPRLATYLLEARASGNYPTTHDAAWALLALDAYRKTLPEPKQNFDARVFLGNGLLADVHFAGEGLRGKTIHVPMQDVMKAAGGPLTFEVLGSGRLHYDVELSFARTDMPAEAVDAGFFVTKTLQRVSEFGESTAAVQKDEPTFVPGEVVVCEIEVVTPSPRSFVVLEDPIAGGFEAVSMDYREGGAWLAQLEASPADRREKRDDRMVYFIDALPAGITRFRYLVRAMHTGRFHAPPTRVEQMYDPTIFGHTAAMHVRVGH
- a CDS encoding DUF418 domain-containing protein, encoding MLAAFYVAALTLLTERPWWRDKLAIFGPAGQMAVTNYLSQSILAIIVYYGVGFGAIGDIGLRTTLYLPLSVFALQIAWSHVWLRHFRFGPVEWVWRSVTYGSMQPIRR